The following coding sequences are from one Zonotrichia albicollis isolate bZonAlb1 chromosome 13, bZonAlb1.hap1, whole genome shotgun sequence window:
- the FOXF1 gene encoding forkhead box protein F1 has product MTAEAQQALSSQPPPPPVQSSYGPMSSVAEKQPQSSAMDAASAGTGGAAGSAPGSGGAPGGGGPKAKKTNAGIRRPEKPPYSYIALIVMAIQSSPSKRLTLSEIYQFLQSRFPFFRGSYQGWKNSVRHNLSLNECFIKLPKGLGRPGKGHYWTIDPASEFMFEEGSFRRRPRGFRRKCQALKPMYSMMNGLSFNHLPDSYGFQGSAGGLSCPPNSLSLEGGLGMMNGHLSSNVEGMGLAGHSVPHLPANGGHSYMGGCTGSSAGEYPHHDSSVPASPLLPAGGVMEPHSVYSSSASAWAPSASAALNTGASYIKQQPLSPCNPTANPLSSSLSTHSLDQPYLHQNSHNTADLQGIPRYHSQSPSMCDRKEFVFSFNAMASSSMHSAGSGSYYHQQVTYQDIKPCVM; this is encoded by the exons ATGACTGCAGAAGCGCAGCAGGCTCTGTCCTCTCAGCCCCCTCCTCCTCCGGTGCAGAGCAGCTACGGCCCCATGTCCTCGGTGGCTGAGAAGCAGCCGCAGAGCTCGGCCATGGACGCCGCCTCCGCGGGGACCGGCGGCGCGGCCGGCAGCGCCCCGGGCAGCGGCGGGgccccgggcggcggcggccccaAGGCGAAGAAGACGAACGCGGGGATCCGGCGGCCGGAGAAGCCGCCTTATTCCTACATCGCCCTCATCGTCATGGCTATCCAGAGCTCTCCCTCCAAACGCCTGACCCTCAGCGAGATCTACCAGTTCTTGCAGAGCCGCTTCCCTTTCTTCCGAGGCTCCTACCAGGGCTGGAAAAACTCGGTGCGCCACAACCTCTCGCTCAACGAGTGCTTCATCAAGCTGCCCAAGGGCTTGGGACGCCCGGGCAAGGGCCACTACTGGACCATCGACCCGGCCAGCGAGTTCATGTTCGAGGAGGGCTCGttccgccgccggccccgcgggTTCCGGAGGAAATGCCAGGCGCTGAAGCCCATGTACAGCATGATGAACGGGCTCAGCTTTAACCACCTCCCCGACAGCTACGGCTTCCAGGGCTCGGCCGGCGGGCTCTCCTGCCCCCCCAACAGCCTCTCCCTCGAAGGGGGCTTGGGGATGATGAACGGGCATTTGTCCAGCAACGTGGAGGGGATGGGCCTGGCGGGACACTCCGTGCCCCACCTGCCCGCCAACGGTGGGCACAGCTACATGGGCGGCTGCACCGGCTCCTCGGCCGGGGAATACCCGCACCACGACAGCTCCGTGCCCGCGTCCCCGTTGCTCCCCGCCGGCGGTGTGATGGAGCCGCACTCGGTTTACTCCAGCTCGGCCTCGGCATGGGCGCCCAGCGCCTCGGCGGCCCTCAACACCGGCGCGTCCTACATcaagcagcagcccctgtcgCCCTGCAACCCCACGGCCAACCCgctctcctccagcctctcCACGCATTCCCTGGACCAGCCCTACCTGCACCAGAACAGCCACAACACCGCCGACCTCCAAG GCATCCCGCGGTATCACTCGCAGTCTCCGAGCATGTGCGACCGAAAGGAATTCGTCTTCTCTTTCAACGCCATGGCCTCCTCCTCCATGCATTCGGCGGGCAGCGGCTCCTATTACCACCAACAAGTGACATACCAGGACATCAAGCCGTGCGTTATGTGA